The following coding sequences lie in one Pseudomonas syringae CC1557 genomic window:
- the dacB gene encoding D-alanyl-D-alanine carboxypeptidase/D-alanyl-D-alanine endopeptidase, which produces MIKSLRPLLLASMLLPLALPAHAAVINTTLPPKVQQALKASKLSDDALSLVMLPLNGPGTPTVFNADVSVNPASTMKLITTYAALEMLGPTHQWKTEFFTDGTLSNGVLRGNLYLKGGGDPKLNMEKLWLLMRDLRANGVQQVTGDLVLDRSHFVQPQLPVFNDDGNDENKPFLVKPDSLMVNLKALRFVTRNDDGRILVSVEPPIATIRIDNQVKASASKQCTGDVRYNPVTQPDGSVNVTVTGQLGNGCNSQTYLSLLDHPTYTAGAVRAIWQELGGTIQGKDRVGVLPGNAKLLAKAFSPDLVEVIRDINKFSNNTMAQQLFLSLGEEFRNEADGDDGKAAQRVIRQWLAKKGITAPHLVMENGSGLSRAERVSAREMAVILQAAWRSPYAAEFMSSMPLAGLDGTMRKRLKRTPLLGEAHIKTGTLNTVRAIAGFSRDNNGNTWAVVAILNDPRPFGASSILDEVLIDLYRQPKLASTTVSIQQ; this is translated from the coding sequence ATGATCAAGTCGCTACGTCCATTGCTGCTCGCTTCGATGCTTTTGCCTCTGGCTCTCCCCGCCCACGCTGCCGTCATCAACACCACGCTGCCCCCCAAGGTTCAACAGGCTCTGAAAGCCAGCAAACTCAGCGATGATGCGCTCTCGCTGGTCATGCTGCCACTCAACGGTCCAGGTACACCGACCGTGTTCAATGCCGATGTGTCGGTGAATCCGGCCTCCACCATGAAGCTGATCACCACCTACGCTGCGCTGGAAATGCTCGGCCCGACCCACCAGTGGAAAACCGAATTCTTCACCGATGGCACCCTAAGCAACGGCGTACTGCGCGGCAACCTGTACCTCAAGGGCGGCGGCGACCCCAAGCTGAACATGGAAAAACTCTGGCTATTGATGCGTGATCTGCGTGCCAACGGTGTGCAACAGGTGACCGGCGATCTGGTACTGGATCGCAGCCACTTCGTACAACCGCAACTGCCGGTGTTCAACGATGACGGCAACGACGAGAACAAGCCGTTTCTGGTCAAACCCGACTCGCTGATGGTCAACCTCAAGGCCCTGCGCTTCGTGACCCGCAACGATGACGGCCGGATTCTGGTGTCGGTGGAGCCGCCGATCGCCACCATCCGTATCGACAACCAGGTCAAGGCCAGTGCCTCCAAACAATGCACCGGCGACGTGCGCTACAACCCGGTGACGCAACCGGACGGCAGCGTCAATGTAACGGTGACCGGCCAACTGGGTAACGGCTGCAACTCGCAGACCTATCTGTCCCTGCTCGATCACCCGACCTACACCGCAGGCGCGGTACGCGCCATCTGGCAGGAACTGGGCGGCACCATTCAGGGCAAGGATCGCGTCGGCGTGCTGCCCGGCAACGCCAAGCTGCTGGCCAAGGCATTCTCGCCAGACCTGGTGGAAGTCATCCGTGACATCAACAAATTCAGCAACAACACCATGGCCCAGCAGCTATTCCTCAGCCTGGGCGAAGAGTTTCGCAACGAAGCCGACGGCGACGACGGCAAGGCTGCGCAACGAGTGATCCGTCAGTGGCTGGCGAAAAAAGGTATCACTGCGCCGCATCTGGTCATGGAAAACGGTTCCGGGCTGTCCCGCGCAGAACGCGTCAGCGCCCGTGAAATGGCAGTTATCCTGCAAGCCGCGTGGCGCAGCCCGTATGCCGCCGAATTCATGAGTTCAATGCCACTCGCCGGGCTCGACGGAACGATGCGCAAACGCCTCAAGCGCACGCCACTGCTGGGCGAGGCCCATATCAAGACCGGCACGTTGAATACCGTGCGCGCCATCGCCGGATTCAGCCGCGACAACAACGGCAATACCTGGGCGGTAGTGGCCATTCTCAATGATCCACGCCCCTTCGGAGCATCGTCGATTCTGGACGAAGTACTGATCGATCTGTACCGCCAGCCCAAACTGGCCAGTACCACGGTATCGATCCAGCAGTAA
- a CDS encoding YggL family protein has product MATNRSRRLRKKLCVDEFQELGFELNLDFKQELDDKAIDAFLDAFLKEAMEANGLGYVGGDDFGLVCLSKRGSVSEEQRAAVEAWLKGRSELTEVTVSPLIDVWYPEKEINPAA; this is encoded by the coding sequence ATGGCCACTAACCGCTCCCGCCGTCTGCGCAAAAAACTGTGTGTGGACGAGTTCCAGGAATTGGGTTTCGAACTGAACCTGGACTTCAAGCAAGAGCTGGATGACAAGGCAATTGACGCTTTCCTCGACGCTTTCCTGAAAGAAGCAATGGAAGCCAACGGTCTTGGTTATGTGGGCGGCGACGACTTCGGTCTGGTTTGCCTGAGCAAGCGTGGCTCGGTCAGCGAAGAGCAGCGCGCTGCTGTTGAAGCCTGGCTGAAAGGTCGTAGCGAACTGACAGAAGTCACTGTCAGCCCGCTGATCGACGTCTGGTACCCGGAAAAAGAAATCAACCCGGCCG